Genomic segment of Calditrichota bacterium:
GATGTTTGATTCTTACCTTTCCGAAAAGGCTTCCGCTCACCAGAGCATGGGATTGGCAAACATGATTTACAAACAATTATCCGGGAGGCTGCACATGAATCCGGAAGAAATCAAAACGGACAAGACCATGAAATCCATCCAAACAAAAGGACACCAGGTACGGGACTTCAAAAAGCTGTCGGTACCGGAACGTTTTCGGAAGCTGGATCCCATCATTCAAAAAGCGGGCAAAACATTTGGCGTGGACCCCGATCTCATTCGTTCCGTCATTTACCACGAGTCGGGCCTAAACCCGGAAGCCGTTTCTCCAAGCGGGGCAAAGGGGCTTATGCAATTAATGGACACCACCGCCAGTGAGATGGGTGTGAAAAATATCTGGGACCCGGTCGAAAATATTTTTGGAGGGACGCGCTATCTGAAGTCACTGCTTAACCGTTTCGGAGGCGACGAGGTTCTGGCGCTGGCGTCCTACAATGCCGGCCCGGGTAACGTGGAAAAATATCGCGGCGTTCCGCCATTTGCCGAAACCAAACAATACGTAAAACGCGTGATGCAAGGCTATTTGGCATTTAAACTGAACCGTTAATGAATTTAACAGGTGCCTTATGAAAACGAAAACAACGCCGATCCGTTCCGGCGACCGGGACACACTTTTTTACCGGGAATTGCTGCACATTCTGCGGAAAGAAAATGCTCTCCTGAAAGAATTGTTAAACAACTACGAGATTCAAAGAGAAGCCCTAATTAAGAATGATCTGCAGGTATTTATAAAAAATCTTGAAGAACAACAGATTTTGGTCTGGGAAGCCGACTCGACCGAGAAAAAACGTAAGGACCTGTTAATCCGACATTTCCCGGAACGCGAGGCAGATGAGATGGTTTTAACCGAACTGCTTCATGACGCGCCTGGAGAGTTGCAGGAAGACCTGCAGCAACAACGAGAATCTATTCGCCTGCTCATTTCAAAAGTGAATCTTTACCGGGAAACCAATCGGCGCCTCATTCAAAAATCCCTCGAAATGCTCAATTACCGCATTCGGTTACTCACCCAGTGGAGTGAAAGATTTTATACGCAGGATGGAAATCACGAGAATTCACTGCCAAAATTAGTCAATAAAAAGGCCTGATTATGGGAATATTTGGAGTTTTATCTCTTGGAAAACAAGGCATCTTTGCCAGTCAATTCGGGCTCAACACAACCAGCAACAATATTACAAATGCAAACACACCCGGGTATGCGCGGGAACGAGCCAGTTTTGTGCCGTCCTATCCCCAATACACCGCCTTTGGTCCTCTCGGAAATGGTGTGGACGTGGCCACGGTACAGCGCCTCCGTGACCGTGCACTGGATTTTCAATATTGGAACCAACATTCCTTTCTGGGAAATGCGGAATCCAAAGAGAAATATCTCGACCAGATTCAATATATTTTTAATGATTTAAATGGGAATGGTTTTTCAAATGCCCTGGATGACTTCTGGAACAGCTGGATGGATTTGTCCAATCACCCGGCAGACATGGCCTCTCGTTCGTTGGTTATTGAAAAGTCGAAGGCACTGGTCAGCAAATTTCACGAAAAGGCCAGCCGATTACAATCGCTGTCGGCGTCAATGGTAAACGACATCCAGCTCACGGTTAATCGGATCAATACCCTGTCGAAGCAGATTGCCGATATAAACAACAAGATTGTACAAACAGCAGGGGCAAAATTTGATAATATTACGCTTATGGACAAGCGGGATCAATTAATTGACGAGCTTTCAAGCCTGATTAACGTAAGCGCTACAGACGGGAAAAACGGTGTAACCAACGTCAATGTGGGTTCCGTTTCTCTTGTAGACGGGGTCACAGCCAACCTGTTGGAGTTAGACCAATCAAAAGCGCAGGCCGCTCTGAAATTTAAGAACGGAAGTGATATTGAAGACGTGGGCGGAAAAATCGGGGGATTATTGGAGATTAATAATCACGTCATTTCAAAATTAAAAACTCAGCTTAATGATTTTGCTAAGAATTTTGTGTCGTCTGTAAATACACTTCACAAGAAATACTACGGATTGGACGGATACAATGGACGGAACTTTTTTGATCCTGCGGGAATCTCTGCAGATACCATTGCGCTGAACAAAGAACTTATAAAAGACCCTAAACAAATCGCGGTTTCGTCCGATGGTTCAATAGGGGATAATTCGGGGGCTCTGGCCCTGGCCCATCTAAAGGATCAGGCGGTTATGAATTCCGGCGAATCAACGTTTTCGGAGTTTTACGGTCAGTTAATCAGCGAGGTGGGTGAAATGGCTGATCAAAACGCCCTTTCTATTTCGGAGAATCGGGCGATTGTTCAGTCTCTTGACAATCAGCGCCAGTCGGTAATGGGTGTTTCAATAGAGGAAGAAATGGTGAACATGATTAAATACCAGCATTCACTTCAAGCCGCAAGCAAGGTCATTTCCACAACCGACGAAATGATTCAATCGATTTTGAATATGGTGAGGTAGCCCGATGCGCGTGACCAATCAGATGATGTCCAGTAATTTTATCATGAATGTGAACAGCCATCTGGAAAAACTGAATCGGCTGCAGGAGGAAATTTCATCCGGGAAACGGGTGAATAAACCATCGGATGATCCCTCGAGCGCGTCCAGGATAATGGAACTCGAACACCGGCTGAAAATGAACGGCCAATATCAAAAGAACATTCAGAACGGAATCACCCGCCTGAATGATACGGAGAGCAATCTGAATACGCTTCAAAATATCATAACGCGGGCGAGGAATTTGGCTATTCAGGGATCAAATTCCACACTTTCAAGGGATGATATGGACGGGCTGGCTATTGAAGTAAATCACATTCTGGAGGAGACGGTTTCTTTATCAAACAAGAAATCGTTTGATGACTATCTATTTGCCGGTACCTACGGGAAGGAACCGTTTAAAGTCACAAGAGATGGGGACGGAGAAATTGTGGGGGTTCAGCCGGCCGGGGACGTCTCCGGAAAGGTCAACAGGCAGGTCAATGCCAGCGAAACGATTCAAATTAACATTGAGAATAAGGGCCTCTTTACGGGTGATCAGACCGTGTTTGAGGACCTGATCGATCTTCGGGACGCCCTGCGTGAGGGTGACAAGGACAAAGTTTCAGATGTATTGGGACAGCTGAATACCCGATTGGATACGATTACCGAAAGAATGAGTGAAGTGGGTGTCAAAATAAATGCTCTGGATGACCGGAATAATTTAATTGAGACGGAAAATCTTTCTCTCAGCCAATTTTTGGGAGACCTTCAGGATACCGATATTGCGCAAGCGATCGTCAATTACCAACAGGAACAATTGGCCTATCAAGCGGCTCTTCAGGCGGGCGGACAAATGTTGCAGCAGGCGGCCTTAAACTTTTTTAAATAGGAGAGTACGGACGTGTTAGGTGTGAAAAGAAAAACCAACCATTATTTTTTGGACACGGCCCGATGGGGCGTTCTCGAAATTAACCCGGACGAAGTGATCCGGTTTCCAAGAGGAATCCCGGGTTTTGAGTCGTGCAAACAATTTGCAATTTTCGATATGGATGATATCAAGCCCTTTCAGTGGCTTATTTGTCTGGACAATCCGGATATTGGATTCGTCATTATAAATCCCCTGCTGTTTTGTCCGGATTACAAACCGAAGCCGTACGATAGTGATCTGACGGACATCGCATTTACGAAATCGGATCAACTGGTCTTCTACACGATTGTTACGATTGAAGATGATCCCAAAATGTCGACAGCAAATCTGCAGGGACCGCTTGTAATTAATCTGACCAAGAAAATCGGCAAGCAAATTGTCGTCGTTGATGAAAGATATTCCGTAAAATACAGAATTCTTTCAGACTAATTTGAAATTGGAAAATCAAGGAAGATGCCATGCTCGTGTTGACAAGGAAGTCAGGCGAAAGTTTAATGATTGGTGAAACCATCGTCATTACGGTTATTGAGGTCCGCGGGGGACAGGTAAAAATTGGAGTGGAGGCCCCCAGGGAAATTGCAGTTTACCGGAAAGAATTATTGGAAAAGATTCGCAAGGAGAATGTGGAAGCCGGAAAAATTCAGAAAAAGGACAAAAAAATCACCTCTCTTGCAGAGATTATTTTGAAAAATAAAATAGGCAAATAGGCCTATTTTTTTTGATTGGAATAAACACATTAGACAAAGATGTGGAAAGAGGAAAGGTAAAAAGTTAATGTCCGAAACCATCGAACACTTTCAACGGAATGCAGATTACGATATTTATTTCCCCAAAAATTTTGATAAACAACCGTTCAATTATTCCGACGGCCAGGATGCAGAGAACTATGTTTATTCGGTCATAAAAAATGCAAGGGACAGGCGGTCCTTTTCCATCGAATTGGCCTCAAAGATTCGGGATTGGCCAAGCCTGTATCATCTCAGTCCCCTGCGTGCTAATTTGTTTCGAGCCCTCTATTTTGATCAGCCGCGTGATATGAAAGTTCTGGAGCTTGGCGCAGGTTGCGGAGCGATTACCCGATATTTGGGAGAGCATTTTGGAGAGGTTCATGCCATTGAAGGGAGCACCAAGCGTGCAATCATTGCCCGGGAAAGATGTTCCGGGCTGGATAATGTGCGAATTTTTAATGCCAATTTTTTACAGGTCGACGTCACATCCCGTTACGATCTGACAACGCTCATCGGGGTGCTGGAATACAGTCCCATTTACCATCCCAACGCATCCTATTCAAGAGAGGAAAAGGTAATTGACGTTCTCAAAAGGGCATTTCATACGTTGGCTGAAAACGGCCAATTGGTTGTGGCCATCGAAAATAAGCTGGGTCTTAAGTACTGGGCCGGCTCGCATGAGGATCACACAAACGCCTTGTTTGAAGGAATCATGGGGTATCCGCACAAAAACAGGCCTATTACCTTCAGCCGAAAGGAATTGGAAAATATGCTCCATTCGGCCGGTTTTAGAGACGTTCAAATCCTGTCCGTGTTTCCCGATTACAAGCTCCCGACCACATTTTTAAATGTTACTTCGGATGAGGGTGAGGATCTGAATCTTTATCATTGGATAGAAACCCCTTTTCCTGATCGTGCCGGGCAGTCCGGAAATCTCTTCAGCGAGGCGCTGGCTTTAAGGGAATTGGATCGTGCCGGGCTTCTTGCTGAATTTGCCAATTCCTTTCTGATTATTGCCAGTAAAAATCCACCCAAAGAGAAACCGTCCTGGCTTGCAAAACGCATCAGTTCCAACAGGCACCCGGCTTTTGCCGCAGAAACCACGTTGAATCGAGATTCGCTTAAAAAAATTCAAAAGAAAAAACTATTTCCCGACACAGCTCTGCCAAATGAGTTTATTAAACAGACGATATCGAATGAACGGTACATAAAGGGTGAATTGTGGGTTTATGAGTTGTATGAGGCGCTTGCTCGAAAAACCTTTGAACAGGATTTAATCAAGAACCTAAAGAAACTCAATGCCCTGGCTCTGGCCCGGTTTTCAAAACAGAAAGAGGATAGTGAGGGTTTTCAGCTACTTGATGGCAAAGCATTTGATTTTGCATTTTGGAATATTATTCACAAAAATGACGATTATATGTTTTTCGATCGTGAATGGGATTATTTAAAACCCTTTTCAATAGATTACCTGCTCTTCAGAAATCTCACCCATTTTATTATCCGACAAAATGGGAATTTGCCTTTCCTGGGTAATATTGACTATTTTACACTCAAAATGATTCAGACAATTTATCCTCATTTTCATTCGGATCGACTGATGAAATTAAAGCGGCAGGAAGACGACGTCACACAGATTATTTCTTTTGGTGAAATCAATAGACCGGAAATTGATTTGTCTTCCAGGCGGCAGGCGGCTCGGGCGCGGGCATCTATCATCATTCCCGTTCTTAATCAAGTTAAGTACACCCGGCAATGCCTGGATGCCCTTTTTGACGTTACCCCCGAAGAGTCTTTTGAAGTCATTGTAGTGGATAACGGGTCTACCGACGGCACACAGGCGTATCTTGAATCGATAAGGGAAAAGATAAAAGTTATTCGCAACGAAGAAAATCTGGGGTTTGCAAAGGCGTGTAATCAGGGAGCAAGGGCGGCTTCCGGAGATGTGCTTGTATTTTTAAACAATGACACCGTTCCGCAAAAAGGCTGGTTGGAATCGTTGGTTGAAACGTTGAATCGAGAAAACGTCGGTATTGTCGGAAGCAAACTGATTTTTCCCGACGGCAGCACCCAACACGCGGGTGTGGTTTTTACGACCAATCAGCTTCCCTACCATATTTATGAAGGATTGCCGGAAAATCTTGATTTTATTAATCAAGAGGAAACCTATTCTGCTGTAACAGGGGCCTGTCTGGCGCTGTCAAAGGAATTGTTTTTTCAGGTAGGTCTGTTTGATGAATCTTATCTAAACGGGTTGGAAGACATTGATCTGTGTTTGAAGGTAAAAAAACTGGGAAAGAAAATAATCTACCAGCCTAAAAGCCAGTTGATCCATTTTACCTCGAAAACGGAAGGCAGACAAGATTATATGGAAAAGAATAAAGAAATATTTTTAAAAAAATGGATCTCGTTCATTAAAAGAGATGACTTCCATTATTATTTGAAAAACAACTATGTTCCGTACTTTCACAAGGAAAGCCATAAAATTAGTTGGATCTATTCCAGTCATCCACTCTTTTCCATTGTAATCGTTACCTATCATTCCGAGCGAACTTTGGGTACGACTCTAAAAAGCATTTACGAAAACACAACCATTCCTTATGAAATAATCA
This window contains:
- a CDS encoding transglycosylase SLT domain-containing protein; this translates as MFDSYLSEKASAHQSMGLANMIYKQLSGRLHMNPEEIKTDKTMKSIQTKGHQVRDFKKLSVPERFRKLDPIIQKAGKTFGVDPDLIRSVIYHESGLNPEAVSPSGAKGLMQLMDTTASEMGVKNIWDPVENIFGGTRYLKSLLNRFGGDEVLALASYNAGPGNVEKYRGVPPFAETKQYVKRVMQGYLAFKLNR
- a CDS encoding flagellar protein FlgN; translated protein: MKTKTTPIRSGDRDTLFYRELLHILRKENALLKELLNNYEIQREALIKNDLQVFIKNLEEQQILVWEADSTEKKRKDLLIRHFPEREADEMVLTELLHDAPGELQEDLQQQRESIRLLISKVNLYRETNRRLIQKSLEMLNYRIRLLTQWSERFYTQDGNHENSLPKLVNKKA
- the flgK gene encoding flagellar hook-associated protein FlgK — encoded protein: MGIFGVLSLGKQGIFASQFGLNTTSNNITNANTPGYARERASFVPSYPQYTAFGPLGNGVDVATVQRLRDRALDFQYWNQHSFLGNAESKEKYLDQIQYIFNDLNGNGFSNALDDFWNSWMDLSNHPADMASRSLVIEKSKALVSKFHEKASRLQSLSASMVNDIQLTVNRINTLSKQIADINNKIVQTAGAKFDNITLMDKRDQLIDELSSLINVSATDGKNGVTNVNVGSVSLVDGVTANLLELDQSKAQAALKFKNGSDIEDVGGKIGGLLEINNHVISKLKTQLNDFAKNFVSSVNTLHKKYYGLDGYNGRNFFDPAGISADTIALNKELIKDPKQIAVSSDGSIGDNSGALALAHLKDQAVMNSGESTFSEFYGQLISEVGEMADQNALSISENRAIVQSLDNQRQSVMGVSIEEEMVNMIKYQHSLQAASKVISTTDEMIQSILNMVR
- the flgL gene encoding flagellar hook-associated protein 3, with translation MRVTNQMMSSNFIMNVNSHLEKLNRLQEEISSGKRVNKPSDDPSSASRIMELEHRLKMNGQYQKNIQNGITRLNDTESNLNTLQNIITRARNLAIQGSNSTLSRDDMDGLAIEVNHILEETVSLSNKKSFDDYLFAGTYGKEPFKVTRDGDGEIVGVQPAGDVSGKVNRQVNASETIQINIENKGLFTGDQTVFEDLIDLRDALREGDKDKVSDVLGQLNTRLDTITERMSEVGVKINALDDRNNLIETENLSLSQFLGDLQDTDIAQAIVNYQQEQLAYQAALQAGGQMLQQAALNFFK
- a CDS encoding flagellar assembly protein FliW, which codes for MKRKTNHYFLDTARWGVLEINPDEVIRFPRGIPGFESCKQFAIFDMDDIKPFQWLICLDNPDIGFVIINPLLFCPDYKPKPYDSDLTDIAFTKSDQLVFYTIVTIEDDPKMSTANLQGPLVINLTKKIGKQIVVVDERYSVKYRILSD
- the csrA gene encoding carbon storage regulator CsrA, which encodes MLVLTRKSGESLMIGETIVITVIEVRGGQVKIGVEAPREIAVYRKELLEKIRKENVEAGKIQKKDKKITSLAEIILKNKIGK